The proteins below are encoded in one region of Effusibacillus dendaii:
- a CDS encoding MaoC family dehydratase N-terminal domain-containing protein, which translates to MSRDFSGIIGKQFEPFTFAIERGKIREFAMAIGDGNPIYYDRLRAEQEGFADSPIPPTYATVIEMWGGTDFFEMTKALDINPLKVLHGEQEYEYLGDIYPGDQITGRTTVKNAVSKASGSGGMNLFTLETEYTNQAGEKVLVARSVIIERH; encoded by the coding sequence ATGAGCAGAGACTTCAGCGGCATCATCGGCAAACAGTTTGAACCGTTTACGTTTGCCATCGAACGCGGTAAAATCCGCGAGTTCGCCATGGCGATCGGCGACGGGAATCCGATTTATTATGACCGTTTGCGCGCGGAACAGGAGGGATTTGCCGATTCGCCGATCCCGCCCACCTATGCGACGGTGATTGAAATGTGGGGCGGTACCGACTTTTTTGAGATGACCAAGGCGCTTGATATCAATCCGCTGAAGGTGCTGCACGGAGAGCAGGAATATGAATACCTTGGCGATATCTATCCGGGCGATCAGATTACGGGCCGGACAACGGTCAAAAATGCGGTTTCCAAAGCGAGCGGCAGCGGCGGCATGAACCTGTTCACGCTGGAAACGGAATACACCAACCAGGCGGGAGAGAAAGTGTTGGTCGCCCGTTCGGTGATTATCGAAAGACATTAG
- a CDS encoding acyl-CoA dehydrogenase family protein, whose amino-acid sequence MSHLYLKEEHRMFRNTLRKFLEKEAVPYFDQWEEERMIPRSFWKKMGDQGYLCPDVDEKYGGSGADWGYSVVINEELERVGSGMVGIGLHNDIVVPYLTSYGTEEQKQRWLPGCTRGDIITAIAMTEPGTGSDLANVRTTAARDGDHYVLNGQKTFITNGIQSDLVLVVVKTDPNAVPKHKGISLIWVERDTPGFSRGRKLNKIGLHSQDTAELIFEDCRVPVSNLLGQEGQGFKYLMDKLQQERLIVAIAAQVAAEEMIKMTVEYVKTREAFGQPISKFQNTQFKIVEMATEAEVGRAFLDQLIADHMAGKEIVTRVSMAKWWITDMAKRVASQCVQLHGGYGYMEEYPIARRFRDIPVSAIYAGTNEIMKTIIAKNMGL is encoded by the coding sequence ATGAGTCATTTATATTTGAAAGAAGAACATCGTATGTTTAGAAACACGCTGCGCAAGTTTTTGGAGAAGGAAGCGGTTCCCTATTTTGACCAATGGGAGGAAGAGCGGATGATTCCCCGTTCCTTCTGGAAAAAGATGGGGGATCAAGGCTACCTCTGTCCCGATGTCGATGAAAAATACGGCGGTTCCGGAGCGGACTGGGGCTATTCGGTGGTTATTAACGAGGAATTGGAGAGGGTCGGCTCCGGTATGGTGGGAATCGGCCTGCACAACGATATTGTGGTTCCGTATCTCACTTCATACGGAACGGAAGAACAGAAACAGCGCTGGCTGCCCGGCTGCACCCGCGGCGACATCATCACCGCCATTGCAATGACTGAACCGGGTACAGGTTCCGATCTGGCAAACGTCCGCACGACGGCGGCTCGAGACGGCGATCATTATGTGTTAAACGGCCAGAAAACATTTATTACAAACGGCATTCAATCCGATCTGGTGCTTGTCGTGGTTAAAACAGATCCGAATGCGGTTCCCAAACACAAAGGAATTAGTTTGATCTGGGTGGAACGCGATACACCCGGTTTCTCCCGAGGACGCAAACTGAACAAAATCGGGCTGCACAGCCAGGACACGGCAGAATTGATTTTTGAAGATTGCCGTGTGCCTGTTTCGAACCTGTTGGGACAAGAAGGCCAAGGTTTTAAATATCTGATGGATAAGCTGCAGCAGGAACGGCTGATTGTGGCGATCGCGGCGCAGGTGGCGGCGGAAGAAATGATTAAAATGACGGTCGAGTATGTGAAAACGCGGGAAGCGTTTGGTCAACCGATCAGCAAATTCCAGAACACACAGTTCAAAATTGTGGAAATGGCGACCGAAGCAGAAGTCGGTCGCGCCTTCCTCGATCAGTTAATCGCGGATCATATGGCAGGAAAAGAAATCGTGACACGTGTCTCGATGGCAAAATGGTGGATTACTGATATGGCCAAACGGGTGGCCAGCCAATGCGTACAGCTGCACGGCGGCTATGGATATATGGAAGAATATCCGATTGCACGCCGTTTCCGGGACATCCCCGTTTCGGCGATTTATGCCGGAACGAATGAAATCATGAAAACGATCATAGCCAAAAACATGGGGCTGTAA
- a CDS encoding MBL fold metallo-hydrolase codes for MGKAQLMTKIENVHKLVIPTPFPVGPVNVYVVEGDAVTLVDAGPKTEDAWQAFESQLKQAGFSLADIDQVVLTHHHVDHCGLLDRILEQKDLPIYGHPLAVPWVAQEEEFFRKHREYFEELYRRMDVEEHLIVRLEHQQKMINRVSCRVRLTDTFREGELIPGLEEWHVYETPGHAQSHIGLFRESDGVLIGGDHIIKHVSSNAIVEPPASPGEERPKTLLQYRESLLKCKALPITTVFSGHGEEVFDVADLVDIRLQQQDERAAKIRSWLLEEPLTPFAICKRLFPRAYEKELGLTMSEVIGHLDLLLERGQAVAEEQDGVIWYLAR; via the coding sequence ATGGGTAAAGCGCAGTTGATGACGAAGATCGAAAATGTCCATAAATTGGTCATTCCGACTCCTTTTCCTGTTGGTCCTGTGAATGTGTATGTGGTGGAAGGGGATGCGGTGACGCTGGTCGACGCCGGTCCGAAAACGGAGGATGCTTGGCAGGCATTTGAAAGTCAGTTGAAACAGGCCGGATTTTCCCTGGCGGATATTGACCAGGTGGTGTTGACGCATCATCATGTGGATCATTGCGGTCTGTTGGACCGGATTTTGGAACAAAAGGATTTGCCGATTTATGGCCACCCGTTGGCGGTTCCGTGGGTAGCGCAGGAGGAAGAATTTTTCCGGAAACATCGGGAGTACTTTGAAGAATTGTATCGTCGAATGGACGTGGAAGAGCATTTGATCGTTCGATTGGAACACCAGCAGAAGATGATCAATCGTGTTTCTTGCCGTGTTCGGTTGACCGATACATTCCGGGAAGGGGAACTGATCCCAGGTCTGGAGGAATGGCATGTTTACGAGACGCCCGGTCACGCCCAGTCTCATATTGGGCTGTTTCGGGAAAGCGACGGTGTGCTGATCGGCGGCGATCATATTATCAAACATGTTTCATCGAACGCGATTGTTGAACCTCCAGCGAGTCCCGGTGAAGAAAGACCGAAAACGCTTCTGCAGTATCGGGAATCTTTGTTGAAGTGCAAAGCGCTGCCGATCACAACCGTGTTTTCCGGTCATGGGGAAGAGGTATTTGATGTGGCGGATCTTGTCGATATACGGTTGCAACAGCAAGATGAACGTGCGGCTAAAATCAGAAGCTGGCTGCTGGAAGAACCGCTCACTCCGTTTGCGATCTGTAAGCGCCTGTTCCCGCGGGCCTATGAGAAAGAGCTGGGATTGACGATGTCAGAGGTGATCGGCCACCTTGACCTGCTGCTGGAACGCGGTCAAGCGGTGGCGGAGGAGCAAGATGGAGTCATATGGTATCTGGCGCGGTAA
- a CDS encoding MaoC/PaaZ C-terminal domain-containing protein, which produces MQQSQVTVGQEFPVVESPEITHIQLVKYAGASGDFNPIHTVVPIAEKAGLGGVIAHGMLIMGLAGRAITTWIPRKNLRRFGVRFTAMTRPGEQIIVTGKVLEQITAGSENRLRCSVEAKNQAGETKLKGEFEVAL; this is translated from the coding sequence ATGCAACAATCGCAAGTAACAGTCGGGCAGGAATTTCCTGTTGTTGAGTCGCCGGAAATCACACACATCCAACTTGTCAAATATGCGGGTGCATCGGGCGATTTCAACCCGATTCACACGGTGGTTCCGATCGCGGAAAAAGCGGGTCTGGGCGGCGTTATTGCACACGGCATGCTGATTATGGGATTGGCCGGCCGGGCGATTACCACCTGGATTCCGCGCAAAAATCTGCGCCGATTCGGTGTTCGTTTCACCGCCATGACAAGACCGGGTGAACAGATTATCGTCACAGGGAAAGTGTTGGAGCAGATCACGGCGGGTTCGGAAAACCGTCTTCGTTGTTCAGTCGAGGCGAAAAATCAGGCGGGTGAAACCAAACTGAAAGGTGAGTTTGAAGTGGCCCTGTAG
- a CDS encoding gamma carbonic anhydrase family protein — MIYEFNGKRPKIASNVFLAPTAVLIGDVTVEEGASIWFGAVLRGDFGPIVVGARSSIQDNCVIHIGDTPCYVGEDVTVGHGAILHGCKIGRSSVIGMNSVVLDGATVGEETVIAAGSVVPNNADIPSRVLAAGTPAQVKKTLEGKSLWWVQESSKAYVELKDRYLKQGIGDVTGI; from the coding sequence ATGATCTATGAATTTAACGGAAAACGGCCGAAGATTGCAAGCAATGTGTTTCTCGCACCGACAGCCGTTTTGATTGGCGACGTGACGGTGGAAGAAGGAGCCAGTATTTGGTTTGGTGCCGTGCTCAGAGGAGATTTTGGCCCGATCGTGGTGGGAGCCCGTTCCAGCATTCAGGATAACTGTGTCATTCACATCGGAGATACTCCCTGTTATGTAGGGGAAGACGTTACGGTCGGCCACGGCGCCATTTTGCACGGATGCAAAATCGGGCGCAGTTCGGTGATCGGCATGAATTCGGTTGTGCTGGACGGGGCGACCGTCGGGGAGGAAACGGTGATCGCGGCTGGCAGTGTAGTGCCAAACAATGCCGACATTCCCAGCCGTGTTCTGGCAGCCGGTACACCCGCACAAGTGAAAAAAACGCTGGAGGGGAAATCCCTCTGGTGGGTGCAGGAAAGCTCGAAAGCGTATGTCGAATTGAAAGACCGGTATCTGAAACAGGGGATCGGCGATGTAACCGGAATTTGA
- a CDS encoding CaiB/BaiF CoA transferase family protein, with amino-acid sequence MLKGIVVADFSRYLPGPYATERLAEMGAQIIKVEPPKSGDPARLVGQQSGTGPVFLANNRSKKSITINLKHPSGQELAFRLASRADVVIEGFRPGVADVMGIGYEKVRQAKPDIVYCSLTGYGQTGPLKDLGGHDINYMSYSGVLSQLRDQAGRPIQPGIQFADLIGGITASEAICAALVKRQLTGEGSFLDISMTDAMIGLMANHVMIQHLTGIETGVPQLGGSIVSYCIYETKEGRFISLGALEVKFWENFCRAVGREEWIAAHFSAAADTNPIFVQVKETFRSKTFAEWSRFAEEVDCCMAPILTTSEMMKHRQAAEKGLVERQQSADGISLAVTHTSAGGYQPDLRTEPAAFLGRDTEEVLATVLKLSAEEIGELRNQGVV; translated from the coding sequence ATGCTAAAGGGGATCGTTGTGGCCGATTTTTCGCGGTACTTGCCAGGACCTTATGCCACTGAGCGGCTTGCGGAAATGGGGGCGCAAATCATTAAGGTGGAACCTCCCAAAAGCGGCGATCCGGCTCGATTGGTAGGTCAGCAGTCGGGGACGGGTCCTGTTTTTCTCGCCAATAACCGCAGCAAGAAAAGTATTACGATCAATCTGAAACACCCGAGCGGTCAGGAATTGGCGTTTCGTTTGGCAAGCCGGGCAGATGTCGTGATCGAAGGATTCCGGCCCGGTGTGGCAGATGTGATGGGAATCGGTTATGAAAAAGTGCGGCAGGCGAAACCGGACATTGTCTACTGTTCGCTCACCGGTTACGGACAGACTGGACCGCTTAAAGATCTTGGCGGTCATGATATCAACTATATGTCGTACAGCGGCGTGCTGTCCCAATTAAGGGATCAGGCAGGGCGTCCTATCCAGCCGGGCATCCAGTTCGCCGATCTGATTGGCGGCATAACCGCATCGGAAGCGATTTGCGCGGCGCTTGTCAAACGGCAGTTGACAGGAGAAGGATCCTTTCTCGACATTTCCATGACAGATGCGATGATCGGACTGATGGCCAACCATGTAATGATTCAGCACCTGACCGGGATAGAGACAGGCGTTCCGCAGTTAGGCGGCAGTATCGTTTCCTACTGCATCTATGAAACAAAAGAAGGACGGTTTATCAGTCTGGGTGCGCTGGAAGTAAAGTTTTGGGAGAACTTTTGCCGCGCCGTCGGGCGTGAAGAGTGGATCGCAGCTCATTTTAGCGCGGCAGCGGACACGAATCCGATTTTTGTGCAGGTGAAAGAAACGTTTCGCAGTAAAACGTTCGCTGAGTGGAGCCGTTTTGCGGAAGAAGTGGATTGCTGTATGGCGCCCATTCTGACAACAAGTGAGATGATGAAACATCGGCAGGCGGCAGAAAAAGGACTTGTCGAACGTCAACAATCGGCTGATGGGATCTCTTTGGCGGTTACCCATACATCGGCAGGCGGCTACCAGCCTGATTTGCGCACTGAACCTGCCGCTTTTCTGGGGCGGGATACAGAGGAAGTGCTTGCCACCGTGCTGAAGCTTTCAGCGGAGGAAATCGGGGAGTTAAGGAATCAGGGGGTCGTATGA
- a CDS encoding NIPSNAP family protein produces MIYEMRTYSVKIGKMQEYLQLFEKIGLPIIAKYAKLIGYWYTEIGELNQIIHIWEYESLDIRSERRKALYNDPEWLENFISKALPLLEKQESKILYPTTFSPIQSAAIGNRMRGKPHPVLLYGCHLAEKPII; encoded by the coding sequence ATGATTTACGAAATGAGAACGTACTCGGTCAAAATCGGTAAAATGCAGGAGTACCTGCAGCTTTTTGAGAAGATTGGGCTTCCCATCATTGCAAAATACGCAAAATTGATTGGCTACTGGTATACGGAAATTGGCGAGTTAAATCAAATCATCCATATATGGGAATATGAGAGTCTCGATATTCGGTCTGAAAGAAGGAAAGCGCTGTATAACGATCCCGAATGGTTGGAAAACTTCATTTCAAAGGCGTTGCCATTACTCGAAAAGCAGGAATCCAAGATTCTCTATCCGACCACCTTTTCACCTATTCAATCAGCTGCCATCGGAAACCGGATGAGGGGAAAACCTCATCCGGTTTTGCTGTACGGTTGTCATTTGGCTGAAAAGCCGATAATATAG
- a CDS encoding sigma 54-interacting transcriptional regulator: MLVSDFMTRNFVRLQPEDSVRSAFAKFLQYRLDIGCVLHADDLLDGIVTKYNLYRMLVNGCSLEEPIGPAMIRDVVTVPQHIPMQQARDILITSQVAHAVVLDQRQKVVGIMAKADLIQAFLMESERLNNQVTALIEHLEDAVVAIDNQHKIITYNSAAERLFQQRPEHVLGGPVETLLPQIGEDITSALQNRFPLDAKKIFLPTAIALATYAPVTFRQQVIGAIAVLKDLTAYEKVAKELETTKKLERTLESALEIAYDGIAIIGEEGRITMVNDALLELYQIKRHDLLDRVAEDKLPELGLSETLRTDQERTSDIQEIKGRKCLITRTPIIRDGKRVGAIAKVMFRQLDHLKDLFLRLEDLENELTYYRSEYIRASTQGTALDYIITRNPVMESLKKQTYLAAQSFSTILITGESGTGKELFAQAVHEISGRPGKFVKVNCAAIPSELLESEFFGYADGAFTGAKKGGKPGKFELADGGTLFLDEIGDMPLSLQAKLLRVLQERSFERVGDVHTRHVNVRIVAATNKRLEELIEQGKFREDLYYRINVIHLTVPPLCERLEDLPVLCDHLVRKLNRILDKEVIGVRPAALELMRNYRWPGNVRELENVLERAMNLESSNWIEAHHLPQNLLSVNTGNPPASFLPLDRFRALPANAANKRDIIAAAEKDLILRVLQECGGNRTHAAKHLGISRSTLYQKMRMYHITEKSLFQAE; encoded by the coding sequence ATGCTCGTATCAGACTTCATGACCCGTAATTTTGTAAGATTGCAACCGGAAGATTCGGTTCGTTCCGCGTTTGCTAAATTTTTACAGTATCGGCTCGATATCGGTTGTGTACTGCATGCAGACGACCTTTTGGACGGAATTGTGACCAAATACAATCTGTACCGGATGCTGGTAAACGGGTGTTCCCTTGAAGAACCGATAGGCCCGGCCATGATCCGGGACGTCGTGACTGTTCCTCAACATATCCCCATGCAGCAAGCCCGCGATATTCTGATTACCTCGCAGGTTGCGCATGCGGTGGTCCTCGACCAACGGCAAAAGGTAGTCGGCATTATGGCCAAAGCGGACCTGATTCAAGCTTTTCTGATGGAGTCTGAACGGTTGAACAATCAGGTCACAGCGCTCATCGAACACCTGGAAGATGCTGTCGTGGCCATCGACAACCAGCACAAGATTATCACGTATAATTCGGCAGCCGAGCGGCTTTTTCAGCAGAGACCGGAACATGTGTTAGGCGGACCTGTCGAAACGCTGCTCCCGCAAATCGGCGAAGACATTACATCTGCCCTGCAGAACCGGTTTCCGCTCGACGCCAAAAAAATTTTCCTGCCGACCGCCATTGCGCTCGCTACCTATGCCCCTGTCACCTTTCGCCAGCAGGTGATTGGAGCGATTGCGGTGTTAAAAGACCTTACCGCATACGAAAAGGTGGCCAAAGAGCTGGAAACAACCAAAAAACTGGAACGAACGCTGGAAAGCGCATTGGAAATTGCTTATGACGGGATTGCCATTATCGGTGAAGAGGGACGGATTACGATGGTGAACGACGCGTTGCTGGAACTGTATCAGATCAAACGGCATGACCTGCTGGACCGTGTCGCGGAGGACAAATTGCCGGAACTGGGGCTTTCTGAAACGCTGCGGACCGACCAGGAACGGACGAGTGATATTCAGGAAATCAAAGGACGGAAGTGCTTGATCACACGCACCCCGATCATACGTGACGGCAAGCGTGTCGGGGCCATTGCGAAAGTGATGTTCCGCCAACTTGATCATTTGAAAGACCTGTTTTTGCGGCTGGAAGATTTGGAAAACGAATTGACGTATTACCGCTCCGAATATATCCGGGCCTCCACTCAGGGAACCGCGCTTGATTACATCATCACACGCAACCCGGTGATGGAATCTCTCAAAAAACAGACCTACCTGGCGGCACAAAGTTTTTCCACGATATTGATTACAGGGGAAAGCGGCACAGGCAAAGAACTGTTCGCACAAGCGGTTCACGAAATTTCCGGCCGTCCCGGCAAGTTTGTCAAAGTGAACTGTGCCGCGATCCCTTCTGAACTGCTGGAATCGGAGTTTTTCGGATATGCGGACGGGGCTTTTACCGGAGCGAAGAAAGGGGGCAAGCCGGGAAAATTCGAACTGGCAGACGGCGGTACCCTGTTCCTCGATGAGATCGGTGATATGCCGCTCTCACTGCAGGCAAAACTGTTGCGAGTCCTGCAGGAACGGTCCTTTGAGCGAGTAGGCGATGTTCACACCCGGCATGTCAACGTTCGGATTGTAGCAGCTACCAACAAACGGCTGGAAGAACTGATTGAGCAGGGGAAATTCCGCGAAGATCTTTACTACCGAATCAATGTCATTCACTTGACCGTTCCGCCGCTTTGCGAGCGGTTGGAAGATCTTCCGGTCTTATGCGACCACCTGGTCCGCAAGCTGAACCGCATACTGGATAAAGAAGTGATCGGCGTGCGTCCGGCCGCATTAGAACTTATGCGGAATTATCGCTGGCCCGGCAACGTACGGGAGCTGGAAAACGTACTGGAACGTGCGATGAATCTGGAAAGTTCAAACTGGATTGAAGCGCATCACCTGCCGCAAAACTTGCTGTCTGTCAATACGGGAAACCCTCCTGCTTCTTTTCTGCCTCTTGACCGCTTCCGTGCGTTGCCTGCAAACGCAGCCAACAAGCGCGACATTATAGCAGCCGCAGAAAAAGACCTGATTTTACGCGTGTTGCAGGAATGCGGCGGCAATCGCACACATGCGGCCAAGCATCTCGGCATCAGCCGCTCCACCCTCTACCAGAAAATGCGTATGTATCACATTACAGAAAAAAGCCTGTTTCAGGCGGAATGA
- a CDS encoding SDR family NAD(P)-dependent oxidoreductase — translation MKMLEGKVAIITGSGRGVGRATAELFAEHGAKVVVNDLDAGPAEETIAAIRAKGSEGVSVVGDVTAADFPKRAIAAAIDSFGRLDILVNNAGYTWDALIHKMTDEQFQKMLDVHLITPFRMIREASPYMRDAAKTEIEQGITNYRKIVNVTSVAAFGNVGQANYSSAKSGLIGLTKTVAKEWGPFNINTNAVAYGLVDTRLTQEKEKGETVQGVAVGIPSKVRKMFEQAIPQRRAGTPEEAASVILFLASPLSNYTNGQVVHMNGGSYT, via the coding sequence ATGAAAATGTTGGAAGGTAAAGTAGCCATTATTACCGGCTCCGGGCGAGGTGTCGGTCGGGCAACTGCAGAATTGTTTGCCGAACACGGCGCCAAAGTCGTCGTAAATGATCTCGATGCGGGTCCGGCAGAGGAAACGATCGCTGCCATCCGTGCAAAAGGAAGTGAAGGCGTCAGCGTTGTAGGGGATGTAACAGCGGCTGATTTTCCAAAACGGGCGATTGCGGCCGCGATCGACTCGTTCGGCCGACTGGATATATTGGTCAACAATGCGGGTTATACGTGGGACGCTCTGATTCACAAAATGACAGATGAACAGTTCCAGAAAATGCTCGATGTACATCTGATTACACCGTTCCGCATGATCCGGGAAGCATCTCCTTATATGCGGGACGCCGCAAAAACGGAAATCGAGCAAGGCATCACCAACTACCGGAAAATCGTCAATGTAACGTCTGTTGCCGCATTTGGCAACGTGGGGCAGGCCAACTATTCTTCCGCAAAATCGGGCTTGATCGGTCTGACCAAAACGGTTGCCAAAGAGTGGGGACCGTTTAACATCAATACGAATGCGGTGGCATACGGTTTAGTAGATACCCGTTTGACGCAGGAAAAAGAAAAAGGCGAGACCGTTCAAGGCGTGGCGGTCGGGATTCCCAGCAAAGTTCGTAAAATGTTTGAACAAGCCATTCCGCAGCGCCGTGCAGGCACGCCGGAAGAAGCAGCGTCGGTCATTTTGTTTCTGGCGTCCCCGCTTTCGAACTACACGAACGGCCAAGTGGTGCATATGAACGGAGGATCCTACACGTAA
- a CDS encoding long-chain fatty acid--CoA ligase has protein sequence MMNTQLTLRLLIERAEKYFPKKEVVTRKASGIFRYMYADFGKRARRLASALQTLGVQRGDRVATFAWNQHRHLEAYFAIPCIGSVLHTINIRLSSEHIAYIINHAEDKVLMIDEDLIPLIEKVKDQIPTVKAFVIMTDNPELPETALHPVYSYEQLLEAGDPGFQFRSDIDENEAAGMCYTSATTGNPKGVVYSHRGIYLHTMCMGLADTIAYSENDTVMPVVPMFHANAWGIPFAAVMFGSKLVLPGAGPTPQILLELIQSEKITAAAGVPTIWTGVLQVLEKQPYDVSSLRAVLCGGSAAPRGLIKAYEEKFGIPFIHAYGMTETAPVASVSRLRSNHQHLPVDRLLDIRSLQGMLVPGLEMRVVGQNGDVNWNGQEMGEVWLRGPWVADEYYNDERSKETFIDGWYHSGDVATIDEEGYLKLVDRTKDLVKSGGEWISSVDLENALMAHPKVFEATVIAVPHPKWDERPVAFVALKPDFKDQVEKQELLDYLAGQFAKWWVPDDIVFLDEIPKTSVGKFLKRSLREQYKDHLIRM, from the coding sequence ATGATGAACACGCAGTTGACACTTCGCTTGTTGATCGAACGCGCGGAAAAATACTTTCCGAAAAAAGAAGTGGTCACCCGCAAGGCTTCCGGTATTTTTCGATACATGTACGCCGATTTTGGCAAACGCGCCCGGCGTCTTGCCAGTGCGTTGCAAACGCTTGGGGTGCAGCGCGGTGATCGGGTAGCTACATTTGCCTGGAACCAGCACCGTCATCTGGAAGCGTATTTTGCCATTCCGTGCATTGGATCGGTTTTGCACACGATTAATATTCGCTTGTCGTCCGAACATATCGCCTACATCATCAATCATGCGGAAGATAAGGTGTTGATGATTGATGAAGATCTGATTCCCTTGATCGAGAAAGTAAAAGATCAGATTCCGACGGTAAAGGCGTTTGTCATCATGACAGACAACCCGGAGCTGCCGGAAACCGCGCTGCATCCGGTCTATTCGTATGAACAGCTGCTGGAGGCGGGCGATCCGGGTTTCCAATTCCGCAGCGATATCGATGAGAATGAAGCGGCTGGCATGTGCTACACATCGGCAACTACCGGCAATCCAAAAGGAGTTGTCTATTCTCACCGGGGCATTTATCTGCACACGATGTGCATGGGGTTGGCAGACACAATCGCCTACTCGGAAAACGATACAGTGATGCCTGTTGTCCCGATGTTCCATGCTAACGCATGGGGAATACCGTTTGCAGCTGTCATGTTCGGTTCCAAGCTGGTTCTGCCGGGAGCAGGCCCCACACCGCAAATTCTGCTTGAACTTATCCAGTCAGAAAAAATAACGGCGGCAGCCGGCGTGCCCACGATCTGGACAGGTGTCCTGCAGGTGCTGGAAAAGCAGCCGTATGATGTATCCAGCCTGCGCGCCGTATTGTGCGGCGGTTCAGCAGCGCCGCGCGGCCTAATCAAAGCGTACGAGGAAAAATTCGGCATCCCCTTCATCCACGCATATGGAATGACAGAGACGGCGCCTGTTGCTTCCGTCTCCCGCCTGCGCAGCAATCATCAACACCTGCCGGTCGACCGGTTGCTCGATATCAGGTCTCTGCAGGGCATGTTGGTACCGGGTTTGGAAATGCGGGTGGTCGGTCAAAACGGCGACGTCAACTGGAATGGCCAGGAAATGGGCGAAGTCTGGCTGCGCGGTCCTTGGGTGGCCGACGAATATTATAACGATGAGCGCAGCAAAGAAACGTTTATTGACGGATGGTACCATTCGGGCGATGTGGCAACAATCGATGAAGAAGGATATCTGAAGTTGGTTGACCGCACAAAAGACCTGGTGAAAAGCGGCGGCGAATGGATCTCGTCGGTTGATCTGGAAAATGCCCTGATGGCTCATCCGAAAGTGTTTGAAGCGACCGTGATTGCCGTGCCGCACCCGAAATGGGATGAACGGCCGGTTGCATTTGTTGCGCTAAAACCGGATTTTAAGGATCAAGTGGAAAAACAGGAACTGCTCGACTATTTGGCGGGTCAGTTTGCCAAGTGGTGGGTGCCGGATGATATCGTTTTCCTTGACGAAATCCCCAAAACTTCGGTTGGCAAATTTCTCAAACGTTCATTGCGGGAGCAGTATAAAGATCATCTAATACGTATGTAG